The Dreissena polymorpha isolate Duluth1 chromosome 2, UMN_Dpol_1.0, whole genome shotgun sequence nucleotide sequence cacaaattgtggccTAATAAAGTGATGAATaggtaataattattataaaataacacacatatAATTGCGTTGTGCGAGTGTGCTTTGTCGCACTATATTGCAAATTGATTATGTCTTATAAATAATATACTATGTGCTACGATGAAGTTTCTCTCCTGCTGTTGCAGATGGAGCATCATTGTTGTAAGAATTGTATGGCATTGCTTCACGATcgtttatatcattattttacgGTCGTGTATATAATTGCTTCAAGTTCGTGTATATAATTTCTTCCGCGTGATTTAAAATTCTTATGTCTTTGCATTCTTGTTCTGTTTAAGACACCGTTTAGCTGCAGCATCAGCAAATTTCAGTAAATGTTTACTGTAAAACCCTTCTATGTCCTTTAGTCCTGTGAATAAAGTattgttttataagtatttttattgaACAAAGCAACACACGGATATTGACTTAATATAAACACGGGGGATAAACAAAAAAGTGACATAttagttattaaacaaaacataaatagactTATGACGTATTTTTTGTAATTCGtgttgttaatatttaaaaagtgatttttttttcaattataacaaacaaacacaataatacaTGATGCTTGGTTAATTGGTTTTATAAAAAGTATACGAGACAGAGCAGTATACACCTTAAAGGTTGACTTTAACCTTAAGGTGGCGTGACTGTCTCATGTCTGTTGCAAACTGCTTCAATAATGCAAAGATTCGAGTgagccaagtttcatgacaagtTTTCAAAGGCATATCAGGTATGAAGCGGGCATGAAATGGAGGTTGGAATATTTTACCTTCCCGTGTGAAATTGACCTAGCGCTAACGTGACTGACTCATTCTTTCTGCACATATTCACAATGGCATTTGAACCAAAAGTCATAACAGACATGGAGTTGACACGAAACTGATACTGACCGCCGGCCAGACAGAGGGAAGAATGGCATTTCTCGAACCTCATATAGCAAACtatatcaggagagaaattcttgttCTTATCCACTCCTTTTATAACAGAACACCAACTATAAACATAAATTGATTAAAACTGGGATCAACGCATTGGGTCAGTACAAAACATGGGGGTTTAAACTAGTGTGAGGGCTAGCCGAACTTCACAATTATCCCAAAAGTAATCACAAATGAACCAAACGtctaaaacaatttttaataaaatgcacatATGCAGACAGAAACCTTTCACAAAGAAATGTCATTTTATACGTGCCTAATTATAATCTTCCTCCTATTTTCTTTCCAAAAGGCTCACTCAAAAAGCATGTGTTCGTTTTTAACACTAACAACTATAAGTAAAAATTTAAACAGTACATTGTTACTTACGAAATTCGCTGTCGTACACATCGTACGTATCTCCACAACGAGAAACCACATATCGTATTGTACGACAAATGTGAACCAGAATTATCAATGGAGGGAAAAGCACGGGTCTAGAGTAATATTCACGTACAATTCCGTAACAGTAGAACTTCCAGATATGGCCCGACTTCTCCTGAACATTTGCGAATGTGTGGCTGTAAGATAACAAGGAGAACATTAGAGTCCTTCAACGCTCATCTGATGACCTTTAACTCAGAGGTATTATACTTGAGACCCCTGGTTTTGGGTTACTTTTGACCAAAAGGGCAtcatttgagcaaactttgtagggGACAATTAAACGATGCTAACTACCAGTATTTACACATCTGGGTCTTGTCATGTTAAaggattttacaaaaaaaaaatgttacaaaatttcaataaatcatgttACTCCTGGTAAGTGGCCAGCTTATAATCCCAAAGCTTTATCAAAGGCCTGGGCCTTATTGTTTTagagattttatttttatttctgctATGTGTTCATATTATAAATGTGTCCTTTGTCATTTTGTAGGTCAGGTTCATGAATTGCATTAACCTTGTAAACCTCTAGATGATGCTACATTCCAAATATAAAATCCATGGGCTATGCGGTTTGacacaagaagatttttaaatatgcCCCCGGTATCAGTCAATGAAAAACAGGTGACCCCAGGGCCGGTCACTGTTGAGCCCAGGGGCATTTTTGAACAAAGCTTGAAGAAGACCTCAAGATAATGCTACATAATGAATATGTAAGCCATGCTCAATAAGGTTTCAGACTTGTAGATTTTTTTACGTTTCCCTCTTTGAGTCAATGTTAAACTGGTTTGAAGCCAGTTTTGATCCCAGTGGATTTATGTGAACAAATCTTATGGAGGACTGCTAGATGATGCACATACCAAATAGGAAAGCATTTGGCTTTACGGTTTCAGAAAAGACTATTGTAACAATATATTCTATGGAAGTCTATTTAAAATTGGCGACCCAAGCGGCGAGGCAAATTTTGATCTTAGTTTGGAAATACTTCTTAGAGGACCTGCAGATGATAacacatgcaaaatatgaaagccatCGGTTTCGTGGATTCAGACAAGAAGATTGTTAACGGTTTTCCCTATATAAGTAAATGTAAAACTGTGGCCCTATGGAGCGGGGTCTGTTTTGACCCCACGGGCATAATTTGAGCAGCCTATGTAGAGGATCCTTATATgatgctacataccaaatatgaaagccttGGGTTTTGCTGTTTcaaacaagaagattttaaagtatACCCTATATAAGTCTATGTAAAACAGGTAGCCCCGGGGCAGGATCAGTTTTTACCACAGGGGCATGATTTGCACAGACTTTGTTAAAGATTATTATCCCACGCTACTTACCAAATATTAAACATCAGAACGTGTGGTTTTAGAGAAGAATATTTAAGTTTTCGTTTTTCAAACCCCTTTGTTTTGGACCCTTGACCTAATAAATAAACAGACTGGAACGGTATTGTAAATTTTTATAGAGAACTACCAAAGGAACATTCCTGTGTATTTCCGTTAAATTGTACCCCGAGGTGCAGGAGAATAGGTCGTTAGAAGAAAAGATTGACATAAGCATTGACAGACGCACTGCCATACGGTCGGACGGACGAAGGTTGACGGACACTAACGAATGGTCGGACGGTCGACGGAAATCACGGTATCcgaaaagctcaccataagcgagttgtgcttaggtgagctaaactGGTAATAAACgatgcattttaaatgcaatttacaatgaaaaaatacatattatttcgACAAATAAATGCTTAAAAATAAGTGCTAATTCGTATTTAAGCAACCCATGACCATTCATTGTACCTTAACATTGCAATCAGCAAATTGTTGAGAAGTATGTTAGTCAAAATCATGTAAATGCCTCCAAGGAACCCAACCATGTGGGTGTCTGTTGGACAACGATCTGTACCGCCTTGCGGTCTCCAAACGCTCTCATCTGTTGTGCAATTTACAGTCGGCGGCCCTACAACATTAATCATATGATTACCATTACATCAAATTATCACATggatttgttttaatgtaaatctaaacaaaaacagATTATAAAACATGTGGAGAAATTCCCAAGCAATCGATTGGGATAAACATCTGTATCAAACGTTAAATGACAATAACTGATCAAGGAATTATTCTTGTCCATTCCATAAATATTTTGCTCAATTTTAACACTTAGATACACACAATAGTATATTGGCACCTATGAAGTATTCAATCGATTGAATGTGATATTATCGgtaaataaaaaggtttatgcAACATTACGGATACATATTTATTGTCTGAAATCAAAATGTCTTCGTTTCCTTGGACAATTtagatttaaaaaagaaatcaaatCATAAAATTATTGCAGTTTTCTATTTGTTATTTTCtaattttcttattttgaaaCCCAATGTATTATATTACTTAACCTCGTCCAATTTCGTCCAGAAAGAGCTCCCCAAAGATCTGCCAAAATGCTGTGTGCCAGAACTTGTCCCAGAAGAAAGGCTTGGAGCTTGGAGAGTTTGGGTACAGGTTGGCTTGGTACATAACACAAAAGCTGACAAAAAAGACAAAGAAGAATACCGCCCAAATAAGCAGGTCGAACAtctgaaaaacaagaaatatattttgtgtacgtataatgcaaaataaaataacgaaacacgaagaatataatataaattaaaatgacaGAATATGATGGCATACCATTTTCTTGATCATAATTAATTTTGGACCCCAGTTTTCGGCTACAAGAAATGCCTGTAGAAACCGCATGGAGAACAGTCCCACGGTGACGCTGCAAAATCAAGTTTATTACATGCATGTGTGTATCTGATGTACGTAATACTTGTTACCGCCGTGTTCTATTGGCCTGTTTCGTACAGGCAATCGGCTACTTGCCTTAAATTAAGTACATGCGAAAGTTCGGATCATAAATCTGGAATGATCGTTTATGTGTTTTTGCTGCGATGTTCATAATACATCAATATTCAAGAACACattcatatattcataataaatatacatacactGATAAACGTAATTTATGGTTTTCCTATTTGTTACTATTATTGGTATTTATTTCACTATTTACTAATAGAAATACAAGGATATTAGCAGAGCTAGGGGATGCTCCTCGATTACGTTTTCACTCTTATTTTGACCGTAACCTAAAACCTACGACCCCGATTCATACAAGACATGGTATCATGTTGAGGGTAATATAAGTGTAAATTATTCAAGTGTACTGATGCCTTTACATTTTAATTAGTTGTACTTCGGAAACGAATACATCCCATTTAAAGCTTTTGGTATATACAATGGCTCCTTAAAAAAGCGTCATACCGAAAACAATCTAAAATAAACGCATGTCGCCTTTGTAATGATAGTccatatacaataatataaattaGGTGTGTTATTGTATGAGATCTCACAATAAATATTACACCGTGAGTATACATGATATTTTACAAACCTGCATACGAAGCGGACATACTGAAAGTCATTTCCTGAAAGCGTATATCTCATCGCAATAGTCGTGATAAAACACATGTATAAGACCCAGTCAAACTGATTCCACTGTGATCCAAACCAATATTTTATTCGACCCCAGAGCCCATCAGGCGTTATATTCTTGACACACTGGAAATAGAAACATAAAAAACGCATGTTTCCGTTTAAGCTGACAATGAATATTAGGGGtatttaatttgttgttgtttttcttagatGGAAGACAAAGCTGATGTTAGAGAGATAAGCCgtaaacatgttgttcaaaatagACATGTGTACCTCTCTCGTTTCTTCAAAGAACATTGTGAGGACCCAGCCCCAGATTATGTACTCCTTGAAGGAAGCTTCCTCATTCAGGTCGACGATGATGAAGTAAGAGAAGCATATAATGAAAATCACATAGGACAGCTGAAACAAGAATtcagtttatataaaaaacaatttcacaaaacataacACAGAACGGGaataaaattgtatataattTTGTCACGCCATCGAATAATGATATGTCATCATAATCTTGTGTGTTGCAAGCATGTAAAATACAATccttatttatatacatttaaaatgcttGCGGTAAATAAAAGCCCCATCATATAATGCACAACTTACCAagtttaaagagaacactgacaAAGGCGCTGTGTACAAATAATATATGGCATCAGTTATGTGTATAATTCCCTCTTGGTTCTTGCGGAAAATACCAACAGAATACAACTGCGGCTTTGACGAttgatacttttttaaataaaagtcaatTTTTCTCCGTTTCGGTTCCTGTTTCTGTTCCTTTATGCTCGGTTCCTGTTCCGATCCGTTCATGGTCATTTCCAATTCCGGCTCCTTCATGTTCGATTCTTCTTTCTGGATTCATAAAATACTTCAAAACATATTGGCTAGGTTTTCAACTTAAAACAATTGTTAACTTTATTAAAAATTGGAAATCTTTAATCACCGTGTACAGGACAGCTCGTTTTAAACATATGTAAAAACTTCACACTTGTTTACGctttttgattgaaataacatATCAGTAATAGATCAATACAAATACACATTACAACATGTATATTAAACACTGTGATAAACCTTTGCAATTAAAAAGtaaccatataaaatatattgtttagtgtcaatacatttataaaaatttaGTAAACCCAACCTGTTTGTGTTTCTTGCAGCACAATGTATAAGGTTTATTATTCGTGGTGAACTTGATCAAAACTATGAAAATTGGCATGAAAAGCGCCAGGAGAACCTAAAACATAAACATCTAGTATATTAACGTCTACCGATGatctattttatttcatttttaagttGCAGATCGTTGAATgccttataatatattatttaaacaaggaTATTTATTTCATGAACTAGGCAAAaggtttattatatttattgttagAAAATATAATGTCTTTGTTTCAAAAACGTTTGCTTTGTCTCAGTCGTGATTTGTTATAACATACATCGTTTAATAGAGTCAGTTGCGTCAATGCGAATCTCCCTGTTTGGATtcttaaatgttattaaataataaaacgtAAATAGAAACGAAAAAACGTTCACGAATAACAAAGAATGATACAAGATATGAATATTACGATCAGAAACAACTACCGTCACAATAAGTGCATAATTCGCCCGAAGTATTATATTGGCacaaaagtgtgatttaaattcAAAATTGGCAAACAACAGAACTGTTGAATGTTTTCAttggaatgatataaaaagacgtgttttatgtattaatttaaatatttaaatctcATTTTCCTGTATTGATATATGAATTTTCATAACCATCAAATTTATACTTATGGTAAAGTTTTACTACTatctataaattaaattaaacaaacgaCAATAATCCAACAAATATCGAAGAAGTTTGTTGGTTCTTGTATTCCGCACTTCTTCTAAAAATATTCTATGAACATAAGAAGTTTCATTTGAATCAACATTTTGAGTTATGGCCTGCACAACAAAATAGCACTCTAGTTGGGTTCTGCACAAGAAAACATTAAAGGTAACAACTTCAAAAACAGTGGAAGAGAGAGTTACAGTTCTTGCATTCTGCACATATCCACAAGTTATCTTTAGATCTACGAAGTTTCATCTTAATATCTTCAATTGCAATTTAATCAAGTATAGAGTGCGCACAAAACACTAATAAAAGGCAAACCTCTGATACTGTTAAAGAAAAAGTGACGGTACTTTTATTCTGCACTTCCTCTCAAAGCTAAGAATCATTATAAGGCgtttacatttaaatacatgtgAGATTTTTCGAGTTATACGAAAACGCAGTATGTTGTTATGTTCTgcaaacacacaaataaatacGCAAAGGATAATAACTCCAAAACTTATAATAGGTATACAAATAAATGGTTCTTATACCAGGCACTTCCTGACGATAAATCTATATTTAATTTTGACCCTTTAATACTTACGTATTGTTATGCACTTTGGCGTGTTCACAGTTCTTTTCCCGAAGATCTATAACAATGGTCTGGAATGTGTACTATATGATAACGGGTTCTTAAAGTGTTCGTCTTTGGATATAAAACCATTTTGAAATTGAATTgtcattatattaaatttatattaatattgtattgcTTCATAATTGAATTTAAGTGATATCAGGTCATTTACAAGTGTGTGTATTTTGTGATTAATAACGGGCTACGCGTGGtgtttgtcatatttttttatggaaaccTCCCTTTAAAAAGGACTAGTGGATGGTAACAAGTGTATATCGTGATAATATTTATGGAGTTTTATTATTCCTATAGTCATTATTCCCTTTCTTTAAAAATCAAATGCTAAATAAAGGGAAACAATGTTATAATTTATTTGGGGAATACAGAAAAGACATGCCTTTAGTTTAGACAAGTCATTAACACGAACCATTGATCAGTCAAACATAACCACAGTCTTAGCTTAAAATAGGTTGCTGTTAGAAACCAAATGTAACATGGTTCAAATCTCTACACAACCTTTGATTTGAAAAGCATTGATTCCACATAGAAATCCTTTatgataaattatttaacatttaaccatCTTTAATGCGGTGGTAGATTACACGATTAAAAAGAAAGACGATTACATATTGTTGAATTCACATCAATCATTGACCTACACAAATATGTTAAGCAAAATACCTTCCACCAGGGCATATCAACTGTAATATTTCCTCTCCAAATGATGTTGAGTTTCGTCTGACAACAATCGTGCCCCATAAACTCCTTGAGGTAATTACTGTTCGCAAACTCTAACGGCCTTATTTTATCAAATGGTTTTTCGAgtgtttttatcaatatatcgTGGGCCTTCGTCTTGGCTGTCTTGTAACATTCTGTAAGGATAGCATTCGCTTTTCGTTCATAATCCCtacaaaatataaatgtgtaGCAATTTAAAGTTCACTTGTGGTAAGCCAAACGGGTAAAACATCAGTAAACAATTTAACTCTTATAATTTTAGTCCATTTGGCATTGATTTCACGAACAAAAATAATTCCCCTGCAATACATTCCCATTGAGGCAATGAATAGGTTCAACATTTACGTAATATATTAccatattaca carries:
- the LOC127867321 gene encoding transient receptor potential cation channel subfamily M member-like 2; the protein is MYQANLYPNSPSSKPFFWDKFWHTAFWQIFGELFLDEIGRGPPTVNCTTDESVWRPQGGTDRCPTDTHMVGFLGGIYMILTNILLNNLLIAMLSHTFANVQEKSGHIWKFYCYGIVREYYSRPVLFPPLIILVHICRTIRYVVSRCGDTYDVYDSEFRLKDIEGFYSKHLLKFADAAAKRCLKQNKNAKT